A segment of the Gossypium hirsutum isolate 1008001.06 chromosome D10, Gossypium_hirsutum_v2.1, whole genome shotgun sequence genome:
AAATTCCTTTGCTTCGGAAAGGTCTGGTTCatcaattttctaaaatttttaaagattcttttatatagtatttatacttcttttactttaatattataagaaaattttaaaaagtaattaaaagtaaataaaaatataagttggTTCAGTTTGAATGATTAGTCTTTTAATTTGTCAACCGAAGATggatattattttattcaatatttaattagtTTCTTACCTTATTATAATATCTGGACCTAAGACAAATCAAATTCAATAAAGACCAAAATAAACCAAACACTATGATTCAAATCGATTTTCAGTTCTCGATTTTTTCACTTAGCACTACTAGCAAATAGGGCTGAAAAGGTTTTTCAGTTGAAACAATTTTCAGGAATTCAAATAAACAGCAATACTCAGACCAACCTGAATAGCCTCCATTTGAAGAGCAAGCTTGCCCAGCTCCTTAAGCAGATTTGAGACAAGCAGATATTGAAGGTCCTCAGAATGGTCTGCATCATTTTGGTCATCTGTGGCACCAGTAACAGACAGAAGCATCCCAGTTGCTTCCCTCGAATTAAGCAATCGAAAGGCTTTAAGAAACCGCTCCTGCTCATGCTGTTCAAAAGTAGACCAGAACTCTCTGCGGTTCACACCAGCCCACTCTTTCATCAAGGAGTTCAGACAACAAATAGAGAACACAAGATTTTTTGTAATCAAACCACTCCGGTGATTATGGTTCTTCTCATTTTCCTTCTTAGCACCAAGCTTTACGTCCTTAACAGCAGCCTCATCATCGTCAATAGGTCCTTTCAGTTGGCAGCAAAGAGAAGCAGCAATCATAAAAAGTCTACTTGGCTTCATAAGAAATAAAGATCCATTTGACTTCACAACACTTCCTCTTTTAGACTCATTTGCACAAGTAAAATACAAGGAAAGAAGGCGATTGGATACGTTGCGTAACCATGCATGTGGATGCAACAGCAACTCACAGATCATTTCCCAAATCACCTGAAAATAAGTAGAGTAGGGGTCAAGATGGATTCAATACAATGATCGAGTATAAAGGGACAAAGCATATCCCATCATTACAATACAAATGGGCATATTATTGTTTGATGTACAATTTCTAAAACTCCTTTGATTCTGTTGGCATTTGCCTAAACAGACAGGTTCCCATCTCATGGAAAACAGCTACGCTAATTGGACAGGAATGTGAGTCAAATACATGTTCCCAACAAAgatatattcaattaaaaaaaatccatgcACTTCAAGAGTCACCAAGGGGTCATATCCCGATACCCATGTCCACAACCATGCCAGACACAgatatttcaagaaatagtcagaAAAACATAGGAAAACGAGTATGGAGCAACTGTTGATCAGGATCATAGGTCAAGTTACTGTAATGTTTTGAACCTTGTCGTATACGTTTATAAAAGCATCACTTAGGTTTCTAAAGAACATTTCATTTTAAGTTTTCCCATTATTTGAAGGGTCCTTGGAGGATCATATTGGCCACAAATTAGCAATACTCAGTTACCCTATCTCTCAACATATATACAGGGGTACCACTTGCTATTCAATAATAGATGGACCCTAGTTTCATAGGGATAATGTTTACTCGGACTCAGGCATGTGTGGGACATAAGCATGTGTCAACCATGGGtatgttcaatttcttttttaatttttttccatgaaTTTGGATGGTCCTTTAAGGGTCATATCCTCATACCCATGTCGAACACAAATACTTcaggaaaaaaaatgaatagcCAGAGCAACATAGTTATAGAGAACATAGATAAGACAAGAGGGTGAAAATGGAAGTCTTATCTCAATAACATTTTTACTCAACAATAAGAAACGGCCAGGCCCTACCTCAAGCTCCCTTTCAAATATTAAATCACGAAAATGATGTAGCATCTTCTCCAACATAATTAGTGAATAGTATGACTCTTTCCAGAAAGGAATAGCAGCTTCATCAGGAAGATCCATCTGCATGTTGGTAAAAGCATCAATAGCAGAGTGCAAAATTCTTTTAGTCACTGGCAATATGCTACTTATATGCCTCTGAAAATTTTTCTTCATGACCTCGACCACTAATCCTAATACCTGCACAAAGACATCCAAGATCATCATAAAAGAAACATGATAAACATGGAACCTAAACTAAATATATTTATAGTTAACTTGATAGTTTTGAACTGCAGGCACTTTTCAGAGCGATATATCTATCAACATATTAATTTCATAATGATTATTACTCTCAACATCACCTGTGGAGCTTCCAAACTCCAAAGTGGAGTTGAAATTTTCTACATGTCCCTTTATTTAGCAACtatcatattaatttattaatattttaaacacaCCCTAGTATTTATAGTTAACTTGATAGTTTTGAACTCCATTAACCGGTTCATTTTTCTTCATAATATGAATAAAAACTTAGAAGAGAACAAATTCCAACTCTATACATTGAAACCTTGATCATGAGTTGGAAAGGGTCTGCAGACATTGAGCATAACAGCAGAAATAAAACCATTACTACATTCAAAGGGTTTTTATTGGTGTCATACGGAGAAACAGCAAATTTTAGAACTGTGCCTAATATATGGTCAAGAATGCAGAAATCAATAGGAAGACAAACAAGGATGAGGATCATTTATAACGAAGATCTTCAAAGAGATGAATCATTTCTACCTACAGCAATAAATTCAGAAATCATGCCATAACATAAGAAGCAGCACTTAAGGTTAGAAGGTCATACTTGCATTTCAAGAACCCCCCCCCCCCTACAACAAAACTCCTAAAACATTTCCCGCATTTTATTTAATTCTGAAACTCCAAGTACATAGCAACATTCTGAAACAAAAATCTGACAGACACCTTTAGAGAACAATACCTGTGCACCTGCACTCCACAGTTGCTGCTTCTCACCCAAATACCAGGACAGACTATACTCAAGAATGGAATTCAGCGAATGTTGGCTTATACGACCAATAAGGAGCTTTATAACAGCACCAGTCATAGAACGAACTTTATTATCTTGATCGTTAGCCAAGCACACCACCAGGTGGACAAATATGGTCTGTGACTGCTCATCAACAATGGCTTTAGGAAATTTTATCATAATTGTGTGGAGCATTTCAAGCACAGATTCTCTCCCAGTTGGATGCTGATACCTGCAAGAAAAGTAAATTGGCTGTAagacatcaataacttaaaaaaaaaaaaaaaaaactctttaatATTTCAATACATGCCTTAGATTTGCAAGCAGGAAATCTAAATGTTGCTGCAAGCGTTTCTCTGAAAGATGATAATCAAGTAAGAACTGCAACAAGATCTGACTGCATTTCTTGCGAATTGGTTCCACTTGACTAGTTACCATCAATTCTGCAACCTGAACTACAATATCGTAGATCTCATGAACCACTAGCTTGCGGTTAACAATTGCCTTTAGAAGTGAGAGGGCAACAAAGGAGGGATTCCTTTCAAGATCCACAAACACTGGAAACTGGACTAACATATGTAACTGATCCGAGGATAATGTGATTTTTGTGCTTCGCAAAAGTACAGTCAACAATTTTAGACACGATTCCATAAGAGGATTGCCAGCATTCACTGAACCTTGTGCGATACCCAACAGTATCACCTTCAATTTATCAGCCTGGGATTCAAGGGATGGAAGAGGCAGCCTCACCAATGGAGTAAGACATCTAAGGCATGCAGATAAAATATCTTCATATTTGGAACTCAAGCAGTTGCCAAGCAATTGGACAAATGGATCCAACATTGATAATAGTTGCTCATCATTTCTGTCCAATTTCAtgctttttattctattttgtaaaacCCCTAGTGCAAACGTGGTAATAAGGTGAGAACATGcagattttgttttaaaagcatGGTCTGTAGAAACAATTTTCTCACTGACAATATTTCCATGTTTATTTGCTTCTGTGCCAATTGAACTCACACCGGACCCATTTTCGTCATTAGTTGCATCTGTTATGAGGCCATATACAAAAATGAAGAGATCAGTCTGATTTACTGATTGATTACACTCAATTCCATCCGCAATGTGCTTTAACATATTCTCCAATTTTGATTTCACTTTTGGAGTCAGATGCTTTTGCAAGTGACTTGTAACGGGAGAAAGAAGCTTTAATGCATGGATTTTGAAAGTTATGCTTTGGGCAATCAGTTTCAAGGCTTCAAAAGACTTGCACTTTCTCGTTTCTTTCATTTTAGAAGCAATCTTGTCCACCTCTTTCTCCTCAGCAACATCTCCAAGAATATCATTTTCAACCACACCAAGGAGATCTTCTAAACAATAATCCAAACTCCCATCAGAAGAACTTGAAAGAGTCTTTGACAAAAGAAAATTAAGTGTATATCCTAGAACATGCAGCTCAAATCCACGTTTCAAGGTCGCTCTCAAAACTCGAATTATAAACTGCAGATATTCAAGTCCAAGCACCTTCAAACATTCAGCCAATGCAGATCTAGCTTCATCACGAATACTTTCTAGACGGTTCTTTAGAAAGTTCGAAATCCGATGAATGATGCTAGAAAGCTGAGACTCCATTACATCTCCTGGAAGCAATTTCAGAAGTTTCAGTGCTGCAAGACTGATACTAACATTGACATTATCAGAATCAGAACTCAATAATTTCTGTATCTTTGGCAAAACAGTTTTCTGAAGAGAAGTCTGTATCTCAGAAACCATAATAGAACTGCCACCTTTCTGCATTGCTGAAGAAACAATACTATTGGTTTCAGAACCTAAAATGTTGTCAACGGAATTTATTGCTTCTTGACTGGAACAAAATTTTGAATAATCAAATCTGTCCAAGATAAAGCAAATTAACCGTAAGAGAACTTTCCGCTTGTCTGGATTCTTCTTCATCTCACTAAAGCAGCGAAGCAGTAATGCATAGTATGATTTCCATTCCATCTTAGCAGAAACTGAAGCAAGTGCTTGCATGCAAGCAGTTCTAATATGTTCATCTTTTCCATGTTGTAAATCAAACAACATGTTGAAAAAGAGCGGAAGGAACACTTTATTAATGATATCCTGCAAGGTGAAAAGCAGCATAGAAAGCTTTAGCACCGATTGAAAAAACTTCCCATTGCTAGAAAACAAGAGTCAAGACAGTTACCATAGACATATAGGTTTTATTGATAACATCTGCAAAGCGAGACAAAGCCTTTGCTCTCTTATGTTTCTGCACCCAAGAAAAaggaaattaagaaaatattgaAACATTCTTGTGGCTCCATTTATGTTTATAGCTTAAGCAAATTAGTTCTATTAACATTACTAAAAGCAAAAATAGAGAGGCACGAGAGGTTGTAAGATCCAAttggagaataaagaacaaacatAAATGAACAAAGGAGCATATAAAATAAGAACATAACCTGTAAATgaatgatattattgaaaaaatctTGATCAGCATCTTCAGAGCATAAAGCTCTGAAAAAATTAAGATTCTCTAACTGCGGAAGCTTTATAACCATTTCTCGCAGTAAATCAATCCATTCCTGAAACCATTCCCATCCATTAGAAAATGTACTGAATATTATGAATAGAAGCAACTGTATTTCTCACATTTTTTTATAGAACTTATTGAAACTATATTGcaaatatttttgcatatttctcACTAAGCTGAGCTTGGAAACCTAAAATGAACCCCTAACAAACTGGCAATGATAACAGCAAAATATACTAGTAAAGTAAAAATAGTATATGGATCCATGAGAATCCACAGAGGAAGGCAAGCCCACCACACCGGGCTCCAGTGAGAAAAAAGAAGCCTCAGTGCAGTGGGGTTGCTCCCCATTGGGGATAAGTATATGCATGTGTATCACATTGGGTGTTACAATAACCAAATTGCTTCACCCAAGTAGAGTTAAGAGCATCTATGGTGGCTCTTATGCACATTAGTACATCTGTGTATAGATTGGAGCATGCGAGTTAGATGGGGTGGTTAGTAAAATATCATCTATTTCTACCAGAGGACTAAAAGTACGCTAGATACCTTTCTCACAGAAGTTCCCCGACTAATTGCATCCCCCATATGCTTTAAAAGAAACTTGTTAATGATGCACTGAACACATGCTCGTGTCCAACAGCCTTCATCAACTTTCATAATCTCTTCAGCAGTCTCATGATGATCTGTAACTTCTTGGCCAAGAATTTTGGCAGAAAAATCTAGAAATGTAAGCAATAACCTATAAGCATAGTGCCTTAAGATTAATTCGTCTGATGACATATCATATACAGTTTGTGACAAAATAAGTAATGCATGCTCCACTGGCACAGAATGGAAGAATCCAATTCCAATTCCTTCATATGCCTGTCCTATAGTGTCATAATCAAGCTCATCCAACTCAAAAGCTGAGGTTGCATTTAATTGTCTGACATGTCTAGCCTGCATTTCCATCACCAGAATTAAAACTTAACGATATTTATAGAACAAAGGAACTccaaaattataacaaaaaagaGGCAAACATTACCACCACAAGTACAGACGAATTAGTTCTAGCAAGTGCTTCAAGAAGATTGCAAATTAACACTCGAATATCCAATTTAGCATAAACAAGAAGTGGAGCAACTGCATTAAGTATTTCAGGGGTTCTCTCATTCCCTAGCACAGGAATGATATCTTGAATGACTTGTATGGCTTCGAGACAGATGTCTGGAACAACAAAAAATGTGTTGATACAACAAAGGAAGAGAGTAAATTGTATAGATACTAATTCTAAAACATTCTTACCAGAACCTTGAACTCTTTTTGATAAGAAAGGAAGCAAGATATCAACAAATTTCTTTGCCAGCAATGGATTTCTGATGTACTTCAACAGCAATTTGAAAATTCTGATTTCTGTTTCCCCAGGACATCTGACCAATTTTCTGTAACAGCGAAAAGAATGGATCAAAGAATAATCCAGAGTTGACATTTTCCATCCCCTAAGAACTTCGAAATTGAAAGCAAACAACTCAAGTATATATGAATCATTAATGCAGAAACCATAAAAGGGGAACTCAGAATGAAAAAAGGCACAAAAGATTCATATAttgagaaaagaaaacaaaattttcatagcACCTGATACAgatcaaaataaaagaacaaattaTTAGTTACAACAAAAAGAGGTTTTTGTTACCAATGCGGTCTTAAGGTCTCGAGGAAAGAAGACAAACGATagttttcttagtttagttaactGACATTTTCTGTTATGCTCAATATCTACACAACCTATATGTGCCCTCCTATGGACTTCAACTTCAATTTTGGGGgtaaaaaagttcaaaattttagacTTGAATGTTAAAACTAGGAACTAGTTTTTTGTTTTCACACCAAGAATAGGTAAGGCCACCCATGTTTCTCATTGGTCCTGTGACAGGCCTTAAGTGGAACTGATTTAAAGATTACCATACTTGGAAATCCCCTTACCTctccccctcccccccccccatAACAAATATCTCTAATTGCcaattatctttattttcttttaaatgcaATTCCCTCAAACCACGACTATTTATCACTAAAATTAATCTGCTGCCCCAAGTGAACAGCACTACACTGAAGGCACCAAAGAACTGAATTACATGTTCAAATCACTGACACTTCTTTGAACATTCCATTGATGATTATGAGGAAACTTCTTATTTATACAATATCAGCACATTGATTAACCAGTATGAAAATGGATAAACAATAAGGTTTAGCAGAAGGGAAAGCAAAGaaaaacaactaaaaaccaaaaggACACTAACAAAGTAACTAACTATTAATTTCACATCTATTTAAACCAGTTGGTTCAAGAAAGatctatatttcatatatatagaATATTACACATGATACGGCCATTAGTCCATCCCTTATATTATTCTATAGTCGACAGATATCAGCACACTTTTGCACATGTATTACAGGTAAATGAATCGCTCGTACCTCTTGGATGCTTTATCACTCTGAAACAGATGATGCAAGCTGCAGACAAGTGCTTCTAGGTTTGGACATATCAAACTCTTTATAGGACTGTTTTCGTAATCCAACTCACAATCAAGATCAAGCAGGTTTGAAATAAACTTCAGAACACAAGAAACAATAGCTTCTGAAGCAGTTGGAACAGTTAGAATTGAAAATATATCTGGAACAAGATTCCTTTCCCTACAAAGTAGGGACACAAGTTGCAGGCTCCGACTCATAGCCAAAAAGCAAGAGAACAAGGAGCTTGGTTTTTCACTACTAGAACCCTCCTGCTTGAAGGCATAAATTAAGGGTTTCAAAGATGTAAAAAACAGGTCCCAGAATTCAGTACCAAAATCATGGTCCTCATATTTATTGAGAACAAGAGAAACAATTTTCAAACATAGAGACCTCAAATCTTTGAACTGCTTGATGCCCGTCCCAATCTGAGAAAGAAATAATTACCGTCATCAAAGCTTAATTTTCTCAATAAAGAATCTgattattttgaaaagtttgttAGAAATCAAAGgagggaaaaagaaaacaatgCAAGATGCTGTTACATTATTAATGGAATTCTAAAGTTCATCTACAAATAGTTTAActtatttgaaattaaaagagagaataaaatattcaaaaagagGAACAGCAATTGatcaaatttaagaaaagaaatcTTTTTTCCTCAACATAACCGGAAATATTACCTTCACATGGTTTGCCTCTGCACTGTCTTTGTCATCAGAGATCATCTCAGCATCAGGATGATCACTTACAGGAGAGGATTCAGCAACCTTGGCAGTGTCTATGTTAGAACTGCAGCTTGCTAATACCCGAACAACACATCCCATTAATAGATCAAGAAAAGGTCTGACACGAAATTCATCAAAAACACCCATAACATCCTCAATTACATGTAGAAAACCATATCTTTTCTTCCAGGAAAGGGCTGTTATATTTTCCACGGTGAAGTATTTCAGAAAATTTAGGGAGTGAAACTCATCGATAGGGTTTGAAAACAAATTAGAAGCATAACCATCTTCATTTGGTATAATTTGCAAGGGTTTCAATAACaaggcaaagaaaagatggaGCTCATTAGAATCCAGTTGAGCTATGAAACCAAGAACTGCCTTTCGAAGATGTACACTTGCATTCTGTCAAAATTAGGTCATACAATTAACATTGGTGATAAGAATGACACatcatagtaaaaaaaattagatagaATTTAAAACCCATTGACTGAAAGGTTAGGGGACAAAAGATTTAGATGATGGGCATACCTTTCGTGGAGCAAGCGTTTTCAAGTTTCTGATTTTTGGGATCAGGAGGCGAACAACTAAAGGCACCAGATGAACCCTATGACCTTCCTCAATTAGACCGGCTTCTTTAGATAAACTCCATGTTGTCAGTTCTTCTCTCagatattttgaattgattagATTTTTAAGATGCTGGTCATATGGGAGTAAGAAGTCGTCTTTCCACGATAAAAGGCAATCAAGAACCCTTGCCTGTATGTCAGCATCATTGTCATCTAGCAGCCtgataaataaaaagaaacaaaatccatTAAACGCCTAAGAAACACCCGAACTTGAGTCAGCGGTTTGCATGTTATTTCAATGAAAGCATCAATTTTACATTGTTTATTGtaaattatcatataaaaaatagTTCACTATTGCTATGTCCTAACATACCATATACTAATTTTTGAAATTCAGTTTGTGTCCATGCCATATCCATATTTTGTGTCTGTGCTTACTACATCTCTTCgctttacttttattatttcgtTCTCTCTCTGtcctttttctttcctctctcTGAAACTTTTATCTCTTTCTCAATTTCAAAGTTCACACTATTCTTTCAAGTTGTTCCTCTCAATCTGTCTTTCTTAATAACTGTTAACagtaatttaatgtttaattcatGATTAGGTTTGCTTTGGATCTAAGTTGGTTTCATCCAAACGCAGGTCCTCAAGCAAGAGGACAACTTCCTTTAGGCCAAAATCTCCTAGAAATGATCTCTAATCTTTGTTGGTATCTTTTTTCTGATCTGTGAATCGACTCATCTGAACTCGCATATTCGTGTTGTGTTGTGTTGTGTAATGTTGACATAGGTATGTTACCTTCAACTATCAAGTCCATTCACCAGAGGTGACAACTAACATAACAAAAAGGAAGCAAGAGATGAGACAATATAAAGCACTGACCTACTTTGCAGAACATCTTTTAGAAATTGACTTCGATAGATTGCTCTGGTGTTCCTCATCAGTTTTAACAAGCCTAGCCATTCTTTAAGGATACCCTTCCACTCTTTCCCTTCATAAATGTCTGAATTGAATGAACCTGGGCTGCAATCCGAATGAGAAAATATATCAAATCCTATAAGCTTATTTGTGTTGATGCTTTACATGATAAGAAAGACAAATCAGTGAAGAAGATGACTACCTCACAAGATTATCACTATCATATCCCAAAAACCTTAAAAATAGGGGTATAATTTGACGGGACCGAGATTCAGCAACAGAAGGAATCTTTTGCAAAGATTGGAGCAACAAGGACAAAACTGCTGTGCCTGGTGTGTTATCAGATGCAGGATTCACAAACAAATCGAATCTCCTTACAAGATCTGACCATAAAAACCAGGGAGAAATTAAAAATCCTAATGGTATATAATGAAAATCAAAATTGATCAAATGGCATATCCTAGACCATGTTTTCAATCATGAAATTTACAACTGACAAGATATAAAATCAAATGACAAATAGAAATCAATAATATAGcagaaacatatcttcacatacCACTAGATGAGTCAGATAAATTTCCATTATCTCTGTCATGTTGAACATCAGGTGCTTGTATCAGGGACTGAAAACGgtcaaaataagaaataaatttatCCCAGACTAGTCCAGTGTGATTGCTAATCAGAACTGCAAGGCACTCGGAAGCCGCATCCCATAGATAGCTAAAACGATTATGGAAGATGCCAATTATCCCGTTCAAAACGAGAGGTACATATGTTTTAGGTATCCTTCCAGCAGAGAGGCCCGTCTGTATTTTAGATATCAGTAAGGTAACCTTCCTGCTGGTAGAAATTGAAAGAGGAGTAGCCTCAATAGACATTAAGAGCTGAAGAACCTGTTTCAAAAGGAAATGTATTTGTATCAGTTATCCAATAAGTGCAGGTGACAAAGAATAAAAGCAGCAG
Coding sequences within it:
- the LOC107914742 gene encoding small subunit processome component 20 homolog isoform X1, whose protein sequence is MATPSHAQAVKSLNKSEGRRRFVFKTFSQRIDDIDINVFRSLEKIKSEPSQGSTFLCDCLIEWRELNTAEDFISFYVETMPLVQTLPSVLLHKDLIFDKLISRLQMKARLSLEPILRLLAAFSRDLLKDFLSFLPRIVDSLVSLLKSGADREPDILEQIFTSWSYIMMYLQKYLIRDVIHVLKVTVRLRYHPKDHVQEFMAEATSFLLRNAPVEQLIKGIRKTMFEVVKKPLPIRKSGVSALLCYIMLGTSSRFHSGAQRVLRLLVDNSIFAIGDKFPEGSDAILEVVITSFQKLTEELEAKELNLMWECLYQEISETLAHGSCLHLSRLLSLLISSLQVNSGRGILDYRRMLEVVESLVLKVVLPSSKGNGSLSDVVDKVLQLVLHILDGLHGSNNLSTISGCLLQWAPIFELRNTSLLTFLRELLLRDPCVIYFFKDYALSAMNDLVESSQEEVLYLLLSFFERLQLHPQSTKFLDEMSKGRLSKICDYMQGVISNWIKLINDIAIGNPLTAQIDEVKLAILWGIISCYPYMFDVQASESALIELIDALQRLLMIEDESIAGVSKHTWESLVGAALGSRNKWHNVKKVGFGEISKVLDLAKACKSSSQVLFAVADYLDNVNGPAVQADSSKETYHPLLKGENMVDAVGIFAYSLCHPDKGIRLPSLRILCHYEPLNCETSAKDQHAENKMKTEVSQAGIIDTDESNVLQLLMSIEATPLSISTSRKVTLLISKIQTGLSAGRIPKTYVPLVLNGIIGIFHNRFSYLWDAASECLAVLISNHTGLVWDKFISYFDRFQSLIQAPDVQHDRDNGNLSDSSSDLVRRFDLFVNPASDNTPGTAVLSLLLQSLQKIPSVAESRSRQIIPLFLRFLGYDSDNLVSPGSFNSDIYEGKEWKGILKEWLGLLKLMRNTRAIYRSQFLKDVLQSRLLDDNDADIQARVLDCLLSWKDDFLLPYDQHLKNLINSKYLREELTTWSLSKEAGLIEEGHRVHLVPLVVRLLIPKIRNLKTLAPRKNASVHLRKAVLGFIAQLDSNELHLFFALLLKPLQIIPNEDGYASNLFSNPIDEFHSLNFLKYFTVENITALSWKKRYGFLHVIEDVMGVFDEFRVRPFLDLLMGCVVRVLASCSSNIDTAKVAESSPVSDHPDAEMISDDKDSAEANHVKIGTGIKQFKDLRSLCLKIVSLVLNKYEDHDFGTEFWDLFFTSLKPLIYAFKQEGSSSEKPSSLFSCFLAMSRSLQLVSLLCRERNLVPDIFSILTVPTASEAIVSCVLKFISNLLDLDCELDYENSPIKSLICPNLEALVCSLHHLFQSDKASKRKLVRCPGETEIRIFKLLLKYIRNPLLAKKFVDILLPFLSKRVQGSDICLEAIQVIQDIIPVLGNERTPEILNAVAPLLVYAKLDIRVLICNLLEALARTNSSVLVVARHVRQLNATSAFELDELDYDTIGQAYEGIGIGFFHSVPVEHALLILSQTVYDMSSDELILRHYAYRLLLTFLDFSAKILGQEVTDHHETAEEIMKVDEGCWTRACVQCIINKFLLKHMGDAISRGTSVRKEWIDLLREMVIKLPQLENLNFFRALCSEDADQDFFNNIIHLQKHKRAKALSRFADVINKTYMSMDIINKVFLPLFFNMLFDLQHGKDEHIRTACMQALASVSAKMEWKSYYALLLRCFSEMKKNPDKRKVLLRLICFILDRFDYSKFCSSQEAINSVDNILGSETNSIVSSAMQKGGSSIMVSEIQTSLQKTVLPKIQKLLSSDSDNVNVSISLAALKLLKLLPGDVMESQLSSIIHRISNFLKNRLESIRDEARSALAECLKVLGLEYLQFIIRVLRATLKRGFELHVLGYTLNFLLSKTLSSSSDGSLDYCLEDLLGVVENDILGDVAEEKEVDKIASKMKETRKCKSFEALKLIAQSITFKIHALKLLSPVTSHLQKHLTPKVKSKLENMLKHIADGIECNQSVNQTDLFIFVYGLITDATNDENGSGVSSIGTEANKHGNIVSEKIVSTDHAFKTKSACSHLITTFALGVLQNRIKSMKLDRNDEQLLSMLDPFVQLLGNCLSSKYEDILSACLRCLTPLVRLPLPSLESQADKLKVILLGIAQGSVNAGNPLMESCLKLLTVLLRSTKITLSSDQLHMLVQFPVFVDLERNPSFVALSLLKAIVNRKLVVHEIYDIVVQVAELMVTSQVEPIRKKCSQILLQFLLDYHLSEKRLQQHLDFLLANLRYQHPTGRESVLEMLHTIMIKFPKAIVDEQSQTIFVHLVVCLANDQDNKVRSMTGAVIKLLIGRISQHSLNSILEYSLSWYLGEKQQLWSAGAQVLGLVVEVMKKNFQRHISSILPVTKRILHSAIDAFTNMQMDLPDEAAIPFWKESYYSLIMLEKMLHHFRDLIFERELEVIWEMICELLLHPHAWLRNVSNRLLSLYFTCANESKRGSVVKSNGSLFLMKPSRLFMIAASLCCQLKGPIDDDEAAVKDVKLGAKKENEKNHNHRSGLITKNLVFSICCLNSLMKEWAGVNRREFWSTFEQHEQERFLKAFRLLNSREATGMLLSVTGATDDQNDADHSEDLQYLLVSNLLKELGKLALQMEAIQMRIVFYSFQKILPEIDKDDSQHYASLMMFPLYKVCEGFAGKIMTDDLKQLAQEVLGSIRNSIGSQEFAQVYSEIKKKLKSKRDKRKRDEKRMAVINPVRNAKRKLRIAAKNRANKKRRIMAMKMERWMR